The genomic DNA TACTTCAAAGTAAATGTGAGACtaaagggagaaagagacaatCAAACACAACATTTATTAGCATTTGTTTGCTTAGAGGGGCAGgtatgttgtttatttgttgtcttgATGAAACAAAGCAAGACAAACCTATTAATTAAGGGACTTgtagctaaaaaaaacaatcagagaAAAAGCTTCTCACTCTCTAAACATCAATCAGCTGAGGGAAAGCTGAAAGCATTCGAaagacagaatttatttttcttgtgttagTCAGAATAATTTGAAATACAGTGGAACAATGATTGCTATTTGTATGAGGGTGTGcttgtgcatgcgtgtgcatgcacataCCAATTTTCTGTAAAGGCGCAACTTCACGCAGAGCAGATCGAAATGCTTTGCTACAATCAGGACCATTAGAGAGTTTGAATCGAGCGAACATACAAATggtaaaacacagcagctgaaattcTCTTCTCTTTTACTCACCATAGCCTGAGGGCCGACGAAGGGAAGAAGACAACATGTGcaagcaaagagaagaagaaaaaagtaaaggttagagacaaacaaacaggttCCCCTCTGAGGAGATCAGCAGCTTTCACCTTGAATCCAGCTATTTGGTGTTTGCAAAAAATTATTACCCAGCCAGTGCTGTTGCTTCATGCATTTATCCTGTATATATTAACAtgacttcctctgctgcttccaaTGCTGGAGAAAAAGCTAACAGGTCATTACAGCCTAAATCAATAACCAAAGGTTACAGGGCATCTGGCACACAGCAGttgtaaagaaaacagaaaccaacaggGTACATACAGGACACCAGCAGCATTGGAAACCAACATCATGTACATTTTTACAATCTCCCCCCAAAAGAAGTTTGAAGTAgattttggtttggttttccCTGTTATGGTGTGATTGTATAgaatgataaaaacacaaaatcactttGTCAATTTGGTTTTAAGGTTTCAGAGTGTAAAATGTCACCTGCAGTATTTTATTAGTTAGAAAATTGGTGAGAAATGAGGGTCTCATTTCTGAATTTGTTTCACATTGTTGATCATATTCAGCAAAAACATGATCAACTAACAAGATGAGCTGACGGTTTATATAGTATGTACTGAACTGATGGAGTTAGACGGCATTTGCACTGTGACCCTGACAGGTGGTCACAGATAGGTGaagttcaaaataaaaatgtcaggaAGCAGACATCGAGTGGTACTCACCAGTTCACTGACGAGGGGGATGGGCCTCCTCTTGCGGAGGTCTGGCATGCTGTCAATACCGAATGGTGTGTTTCCCCTATACAAACAAGTACAAAAATGCAATGATTAGtgttgaaataaagaaaattcaAGCGCAATAAGGAAATCTTattctcattcacacacacatacacaccaaaagatgttaactgacCCTGGTTTGGCCCATGGGTGCTTGCTGGGGTCACCATCTTGATCTCGGCTCTGAAATAGAATGTCAAAGGTCACAAAGTTAGCCATTTGGAGGCCGACTGCTTTACTGGATTCAAGACACTGAAGCATGCACGCAAACAAGCATGAGAGAAACAGCAAAGTGAGAAGAAAACACCAGAGAGAAACACTGGGACTGATCTGGGTTGGTTGAGTTTCAGTACTGCATGCCAGAGAGGACATTTGAATCAATCATATTGTCCCCGAACATATATGAGCATCATAAATCTGGTTCCACCTTGTAAAGTAAACACCTATTAAGCCACACATGCTCTCAGTAAACTCATACTGAATATCGActtcaaagctgtttttttttttttgtctgacagctAGTAAAGAAAATACCAGAGTGAAATACAAAAATGGTAGCCTGACAGACTCCACatcaatttcatttttcatcaatATTGTATCCTAATCAATACTGACCTATCTCTCTACAGCATTCTTATATTTATGAGTGaaacaacaaatgtttttaataggGCACGGATGCATTGAGGCCGACATCTAGTAAAGCCTGAAGCTATATCATTAGCATTTTTGAGAAACTGACAGAAAGCgatataaacacaataaaaaggaaaataaaatcaaaagagACGCGGAAATGAGAAAATGTCCAAATAATATACAGAAACTGTACAGACAGAAGACCCTTTCAGGGTGTCATATTAATAATGTTAACGGGAGAGAAACCACAAAAGAGGTAACCTGTTCTCCTCCATCTTGATTTCCATCTGTAAAACAGCATatgaggaaaaaagacagaaaacagtcatGGACAGTTTTGACTCATCATGCAAAATAACAAGACACACCCTGGATTTGTTGTTATAAATAGTAAGTTGTTGTTATAAAGTTGTTATAAATGCTTGGGTGATGTTAAAAGCAGCACCGCCACTGAGTTTTCATAAAGGGGGTCTAAGGTCATAAATGTTTCATTAACATGTATAATTTATCatgaaaatgtctcttcatATTTCCCTTCTCCTTCCCCTTTAATGTCAGGCTTGCTTTCCAAGGAGATAATTAATGTTTTCTCATTCAGCAAATGGCTACTGCTGGTGCTTTGGAGAGGAGTAAGGGACTCATGAATGGCAGGTGATTCATTATTCTCAAGGGGGTAGAAAAATTATAGTATCAGCATAGATAGTTTGGTACAATAAATGCCCAAGGGACTTTTGGTTACAGGGGCTTATATAATCACTGGGTGAACATACTGAAAGGGGATATCGGCCGTATCCTTTTATCAATGTACACATTGCACTGTAACTGTGACAGATCAAAGAGTTTTGGCAACAGTGAGAGTTTCTGAGGACAAAACAGCGGGGTGGAAAAGGAAAGTTTTGAAGCAAACAAAGTCAATACTTTCATGGTCAATAAAACTAAATAACGTTCAAATAacccaaataaataaaaatacaaaaaaataaaaatacacttttacCATGAGGACTGTTTAAAGCATGAAAAGTGGGAAtaactaacaaaaaaacaaaaacaaagaaagaccTGTGACTCAAAATTAATGAATGACTCatttactgaaataaaacaaggcaaaatGCACACGATGAAACAAAAGATGATTCCAACTCAAATCCAGTGATGACTACCTGGTTCAATGTCATCCTGAGAAAAGTTGGACATGGTCACACTGGTGAGGTTGCGCCTGGTCTCCCTTTTCTCCCGCAGAATCTGTTGGAATGTCCTCAAACACTTTAGCCTGCGTTCATCCATCTGGCTTATATCATTGGATGCTACATCTCCTTCGGCTTTGTCCACTGGGGCCACAATCTCTGTGGCGGATTGCTGTGGCTGTGGCACCTCAttttctcccttctcctccagTGCTACATGTTCATCTACCAACAGGGATTCTGCAGTTGTGCATTGGGAAAGCTGGGCTGTAACATGCAGATCTGAAGGACCATCTGCAGGACCATCTGAAGGGCCTTCTGCAGGTTGTTCCGTCAGGCCATCAGGTCGAGACATTGCAGTGTTGGAAATTGGGTCAGGGCAGACTGAAAGTTCTTCTACGCATGGGGGGATCTTGTCTGAACAAGTAGGATGTTGGCAGGTGTCTGTAGACTCCAATCTAAGACAGTTGTTGACTTCCTCAAGCATATGCTCCACAGAGAAAGCATCTAATTTGTCTAGAGTATTGTTTTTGCTTAGTTCCCCAACAGCATTACTTTGATCAATCACATCACCTTTCAGGGTTTCGGCAAATGTTTGGTCAATTTGTGAATCGTAGCATACAGGTTTTGAGGGCAACTCAGCTGCAGGCAGGTCAGAGGGCATTGACATGTCATAATCTGTTTCATCTCCAGGGTTCTGGGCTCCGGGTACTTCAAGTTTGCGCAATGCTCCACGCAGGGCAGAGCTAAAATCAAGTACAGCTCTGCCTATACGCTTGACATTGAAACCTCCAGCTTGTGCATCTGCACTGCCAGGGTGAAAGAGTTGGTTTTCTACGTTGTGGTTACCAGCTTCAGTCTCTTGGATGAATGGCCTATCCACATCAGCTTCAGTGGTACATAAGGACGCCTCAGTCCATGTCACTGCTGAAGACTCTTTGTAGGCTATATAGTTTTCCTGATAACTATCAACTTGACAGTTTGTCTTGTAATTCTGAGCACTGGATTGTCCATAGTCAAattcctctgtttctccatcaTGCCCATCAACTGAGTGGTAACCAGAACTTTGAGGGTAGGAAAAATCTGCAGCACACTCATATCCTACAATGGGGTTTTCAAGGCTGGTATCTGTTGGAACAGGATTCCCAGAGTGGGTTTGAGGTCTTCTCCTCCATGACTGCCACTCCTCCCTGCtagaggtgctggcaggtgaATTGTAATGTTTCCCAGAGCGAACAGAGAGATGTTCTGAGCTTCCTGTGGAGCACTGTCCTGATGTACCGTATCCTCCTGTACCTCTGTAGTGATCCCAGCTACCAGCTCCTTCACAGCAAAGAGGGCTCTCACCTTCATGCTCCTCCAGGCCACTATGCCACACAGATTCCCCTGTAGCACTGTGTGGTGGTCCAGTGTTAGTCCAGTGTTCCTCCCCATCATCAGCTCTTTGCTGCTTCCTTCCATGACTACATGATGGTCTCTCTAGATCTGACTCAGACTTGGAACTATGACCAGAAGACAAAGAGCTGGTGCTTGGACAGTCTTGACCATCCTGTCTTTCAAGGTAGCCAAAGCTGAGCTTTCTTGCTATGGCGCCTACTGGGATATCTGAACTGTGGTCAGAGTTATCCTCTTGTTCCTCCAGGTCCTGATGATCCACTGACTCAGCAATTGGGGACACAGTAGAATCATCTGCCCTTGGTAGCAGTAATTCTCCATGGATGCTATGCTGCTCAGTGCAAACTTGAGGGAAAAGATTTGAATGGGACTTTGGCATCACATTCCCTAAACTGCCATAAGCACTGGCAGGCCTTCTGCGGGGGGATTGTCCATCTTTGCACCCTACCCCTGACCAGGTACCTGCATGTACCCCTGAACCAGCCTTGTTGCTAGAACGAATGCCTTCAATCTCCATCAATACAGCATCTACACAAGATGATACTTCCTCAACTGACCCTCGAACTGAGGTCAGGTAATCCCTGAGGTCAGAGATTTCCTCCTGGATCTTGTTGATCCCCCTCAGCTCTTTTAGAATGTGCTCAATGACGGCACTTGATGCCTCCTCTttatcttcatcttcttccatCAGTGTACCTGGGAGAGCTCTGTTGAAGTTGTAGTCCACACAGTCACCAGCAGAATAGGGTCTCTTTGGCCGAAAACAGGGTGAATCAAAATCCCGTCCAGCTGCTCCTGCAAATTTGGCACCATTCATGTCTGGGCCTATTGGACTGTAGTGCGGGGTAGGTCGCATCTGTTCACGAGTTGCTCGAATTTCACCCTCAAAGGAGATTCGTTTCAGATTTGCTGGGGATCTGCAGCTTTTATGCTGCAAAGTGCAGGGTATTCTTATACATCCTTCTCTGTTCAGCTCCACCTCTCCTACACACGGTGGCCCTGGTGGTACATCATGTCCTTTACCGTTTGACACTTTTGGAGAGTAGGCTCCAGCCCTGGGGATAACCTTTGGATATATACTTCTGTGCTCCTTTCTGC from Chaetodon trifascialis isolate fChaTrf1 chromosome 6, fChaTrf1.hap1, whole genome shotgun sequence includes the following:
- the LOC139332061 gene encoding uncharacterized protein, with protein sequence MRTDCSPENMFSRNRFNGQHGAGVAPKGGTKAKVHSPKKRAPNPRVALVIRGKIHRLLQGSADHHAPDSHLYYAGIEEEEGEGETQEGRKEHRSIYPKVIPRAGAYSPKVSNGKGHDVPPGPPCVGEVELNREGCIRIPCTLQHKSCRSPANLKRISFEGEIRATREQMRPTPHYSPIGPDMNGAKFAGAAGRDFDSPCFRPKRPYSAGDCVDYNFNRALPGTLMEEDEDKEEASSAVIEHILKELRGINKIQEEISDLRDYLTSVRGSVEEVSSCVDAVLMEIEGIRSSNKAGSGVHAGTWSGVGCKDGQSPRRRPASAYGSLGNVMPKSHSNLFPQVCTEQHSIHGELLLPRADDSTVSPIAESVDHQDLEEQEDNSDHSSDIPVGAIARKLSFGYLERQDGQDCPSTSSLSSGHSSKSESDLERPSCSHGRKQQRADDGEEHWTNTGPPHSATGESVWHSGLEEHEGESPLCCEGAGSWDHYRGTGGYGTSGQCSTGSSEHLSVRSGKHYNSPASTSSREEWQSWRRRPQTHSGNPVPTDTSLENPIVGYECAADFSYPQSSGYHSVDGHDGETEEFDYGQSSAQNYKTNCQVDSYQENYIAYKESSAVTWTEASLCTTEADVDRPFIQETEAGNHNVENQLFHPGSADAQAGGFNVKRIGRAVLDFSSALRGALRKLEVPGAQNPGDETDYDMSMPSDLPAAELPSKPVCYDSQIDQTFAETLKGDVIDQSNAVGELSKNNTLDKLDAFSVEHMLEEVNNCLRLESTDTCQHPTCSDKIPPCVEELSVCPDPISNTAMSRPDGLTEQPAEGPSDGPADGPSDLHVTAQLSQCTTAESLLVDEHVALEEKGENEVPQPQQSATEIVAPVDKAEGDVASNDISQMDERRLKCLRTFQQILREKRETRRNLTSVTMSNFSQDDIEPDGNQDGGEQVTSFVVSLPLTLLI